The window CTCCGCTTTTTGGTCCGGTTGTTATGAGCGTTTCTGTGTTTCATGAGCGCGCTTCCTTCAGCAAATTCATTTGGGGGCCGATTACCCAGAGAAAAATGGAGACGTGTCTCGTTATAACGTACCTTCCAAATCATACTCAATTGTTGTGCGTCTTTAAGGGAAGTAAAATAATTCATTGCTAAAAATTCGTCGCGAAAATGACTATTAAAAGATTCGACATAGCCATTTCTCCAAGGGGCTCCCGGAGCAACATATAAAGACCCAAGAGATATCTTTTCATACCATGTTTGCATTTGTACAGCAATAAATTCCGATCCGGTATCCGAACGAATATGACAGGGAACACCATGCGCAGCCAT of the Candidatus Hydrogenedentota bacterium genome contains:
- a CDS encoding transposase family protein, with protein sequence MLKRKRLHPEQILRKLQDADRLLNAGKSVEHVCQALEVRRSFTADAIVGVLSDLMAAHGVPCHIRSDTGSEFIAVQMQTWYEKISLGSLYVAPGAPWRNGYVESFNSHFRDEFLAMNYFTSLKDAQQLSMIWKVRYNETRLHFSLGNRPPNEFAEGSALMKHRNAHNNRTKKRRLNSIPLA